The sequence CAGGGCACACTCATCTACTAAATGGAGCAGAGAGACCCTGCTGAGCTCCTGGTCGATCCTGTAATTCAATTGTATTGACCTGACGGAGACCTCCTGAGGTTGGGCTGGCAGGAGCAGGGCTGGTGTTCTGTGCTGTGTGGGTCGATCGGGGACCAGTGGAAGGTGTGTGGCACTGAATCAGGATGACTCCTTTAAGCCCCACCCTTCCATACAACCTGTTCTTTAACTCCACATTGATTTTCAATCTTGCTGTGATTAATGTCCGCCTCCTCCcatctttagggcttccctgatggatcagcggtaaagaatccgacagcaatgtgggagacacaggagacgaggattcaatccctgggttgggaagattttctagagaaggaaatggcctccCATTCACCCTCTCACAAAATACATTATAAGTTTCAGAGTCCAGATGGAGCAGGGAAACCACTCACAAATTCTGTGGCAACAGCAAGTTCTAAGCAACAGCAGGTTTTTGATAAGATACTTTGACCATGGCCCGTGCCTCAGTTTTTCAAACCAGAGTTCATTCTGAAGCTTGTCATACAGTTAATTATGAGAACCTCCTTGGATGcaccatgtattttttttttttttttaagtctttcttaACTGATCCAAGCATTAATAAATGTTACCCATTACTTATTAAAATCTAAATATCAAATTCTAGTCCCCACTTTACAAGTAGATAAATGGACACAAAGATAAAGAGAAGTGATTTGTCCATGGTCAGTCAGGGATAAAATCTAAATCTCTTAGCTTCTAATTTAGTGGTTTATATGCTAAATTACCCTGCCTCTTCCAGCCCTCTGGGAACACTATCCTGAAACTTTGTTTAAGCAAAATGAGCCCCACGTACACTCTCACCAGAAAAATTAATTAGATAATTTATCAAGTGTGAAAACAACATTAGAATATTCTGTTCAATTGATCAAGgactttaaaataattctattataaaaaaaaattccttcaggCAAAATAATCAAAGTCTGAAATTCAACAGGACAGACTGACATGTTTAAAACTAGTGTAAAGGACTACAATTCCAGCTATAATGCAAATATCACATTTCCCCAGGGTTTAAAATAACTCGCTTAAAGCTGTTCAATTATCTTAGCAGtgcaattttaaaagagaaatgaaacttgAACAAGTCTCATTAAAAGTACACTCTTAAGTGATAAGGCAAATGTAACAAAATGCTATTTGTGAATTCTAGGTCGTGATCACTGTGAAATTTTTTCAGTATTCTGCATATTTGAAAAATTTCATAATAAATTGCTGGGGGGAAAAGTAAACAACCAAACCACTCCCCAATATATAGTCCTTACCAGCAAAAACTTACATGAGAAATAACCTGCTATAAAATGGTGCACTTCAGCATTCATGATCCTGAGTGCGTGCCGTGTGCCAGGCAGCGTGTCAAGTCTGGGGTTTCTGCCGTGGACAGAACCTTGCCCTGCTCATCGCTGGCATGCCCCTGGGGGGCTCCAGTGGAAGTGCTTCTGTGCTTTCAGGACCACTGAAAGCATCTCTTTCCTGAAACCCACCTGCCCTTTCTCCCACTGGCGCTCTATGTAGCTTTCATCCCGCAATCTAGGAGACAGCGGGGGAGGTGCAATCAGTCAGCGGAGACAAGGAAGCTCTAGGAAGAGGAGATTCTCCCTCTGAGAGACAGCACAGCGGCTGTGCTTTGCAGGGTCCCCGGGAGATGGAGCGGAATGCACGGACCTTCAGAGCCTTCAGCCCGAGAGAGGAGTGGACTGTGCCTCTCCCGACGCCCGTCCCACAGGCCGAGCCAGCGTCCTGCTGCCAACACCCCATGAAAGGAGCACGTCTCCTCACGTCAcactgtgttccccatccaggattacttttctgcattttataaaatttttaacaacTGGAAttggggggagaggaggaaaaagcttcaaaactggcttctttttcatttcctcaaGGCATTGCACTGCTTAGGTACTATGGAATTGCGCATCACAAAAACACCTGATGGTGTTTCACGAAAAAACAGAGAACTTAATTGAGGCAAAACAAGAATGGCAGTTATGGAAAGATACTTCAAAATCTTAAAGTTAGAAAAAtctaataatttaaaacattttctggtCACCAAAGACTTGAGGATTCCCTGGGTAAAGGGAAGACAGCAACTGCTCCCCTCTGATGAGGATGTTCTCTATCTGCACGCGTGCCCTTGGTTTACCTAAGACTTCCGGTATAAAAACAGTAATGAAGGACAATTTTATAATTCTATACCTGCCACAAAAACTGTTAGAGATCATCCAAAGCCTCGTTAGTCCatcattagggggaaaaaaatcctcaattttcatcctatttcagggctttccaggtagcacagtggtatagattccacctgccaatgcagtagacgcaAAAGACTTGGGTCcaatctgagtcaggaagatcccttggagaaggaaatggcagcctactccagtattcttgcctgggaaaccccatggacagaggagcctggtggactaccctccatggggtcacagagttggccaCAGCTGAGCGGCTGTGCACACATGCATTTAGTCCCCCCAGTCATTCTGTAGAATAGCCACAAACAACAGCTAaaggacagttaaaaaaaaaaaaaaaaaaaccaccaaactaCCAATCAGCATGCTGACTTATTTTCCAATAACAAAGGGTACAACCTGCAGCAAGTTTCATTGAACACTGGACTGGATATCTCTGGGAAAAgaataaattacttttaatttaacAATGTCCAAAAATTAATGTTAAAAGTTCAATAAAACAGATAATTGTAGATCAGCTGGGTCCAAACCAGCATGTTTCAGAGTGGGACTGGAGGATTGAAAAATGAAGGGAAGAGATCCACTTTCCAGCTAAAATTTGATTCTGCGGTGAAGTCAACAAAAGCTCCTATGTGGAAAGACAGTCTGATCATTACTCTTATTACATGTTCACAAGGAACGACCAATATATAAGTGGCAGGTTTATTACAAAATGCCAAATGTtgggagtttaaaaaaattgttcaaaTTAAAAGGAGACCCTAAATTGATACTAAATTGAAGTACTACgtcagcaaaaaataaacaaatttttctaCTGGCAAAATCCTTTTGTAATTATTGTCAACATTCTGCTGGTTAGAACTTCATTtcttaaaacagaattttatgGTTGGCATGGACCTTAGAAACATCTAATCCAACTCCTTCAGGGAACCTGAAGCTAGGATAAGCTGAAGTGAGGTAAAACCTGTTTTTGTTTGGATTTAAGGCTCCCAAGTtagtagaaaaaaaataacataaccaAAGCAGGAAATGACTCACCTCAGTACCTAATGCACAGACATGCTTTTAACAGAAATTTGACCAGGAAGctattaaatattatttccttttttgttagGGTTGAATGTTTTGTGGCAACatgtaacttttttttctctgagaAAAGGACATGTTTattgtagaaaaaaaatgtaaaacaggtaagctgcacaaaaaagaaaataagtcatCAAAAACAGTAGCTTTCCTTCAGGCTTTCTTTTACCTATGCAACAAgaacaactttatttttttacttgtaCCTTGACAGGTACTTATTTTTGGATAACAATCACAGAACAGCAGTGTTCAAAAGAGTTGAAAATTTCTGAGCTCAAATAGCTTTTCTCACCACCAATAAGCTACCATATGGCTGACTAGGTGGGACATTTAAACTTTCTATGTTGGTGATTATGTGTGTGCGACTCCTTGTTCTAGAGCACTAGGTAACAAAGCACCATCAGAGGGGCTGCGGAATTCACTCTGCCTGCAACAGACAAAAAAAGGGGTTTATAGCCTAAAACCTAGCAGCTGGTCTTCACATGGTTCTCAGAGTTCTAACTCTGGAGAAATGATACTCTGTAGCCTACAGGAAATAGTAAGCAAGGTAGAATGAAACGACTTAAAGGAGAATTATTGGACAGACAACACAGTTACATTTAATAAGTAAGGTTATATTTAGGGTTTATAACTAGTCCCTGAATATCCTTAATAACCCTGGAGGAAAAACCAGGGTGAATGAGAACTTAAGCTTTCCAAGGATTATGGCTCAAATCCTCTGAAATCTACAGGAAGTCAAATAAAATTCACTGGTGAGTATTATATCTTTCccattgtttctgtttgtttgtacATTATTATTGAGAACAGGGTAAGTTTGCTGCAGatgttttttctgttgtttcttgaaCAAGTCAGGGGATGCTATATCCCTGAGTCAGTACTCCGTGGCTGAAAACCCTCCCTCCGAAGACTGCCCATGTCGAAGCGGGTGGAGACCTCACAGCGTACTAGTAACGTGTCATCCTTGATGAAGGTTCTTTGTCTGAGGGCTTCCAGATGCATAAAAGTCACGTAGCCAAAACCCTTGGGGTTCCGGGGGATGGTGGGTCTCTGAAAGGCGAGGAGCTCTGGCTTGGCGTCCATTATTTCCTCATGGTTCTGCCGCACAGCTGCTTCAGACTGATCGAGGATCGTGAGGCGAATGGTCCCCTGGAAGGGCCAAGGCAGGTGGCTGTCGTACTCCCCCTGCATCGTGTGGACAAAGAGGGAGATGTAGTTGGCACAGCGCTGCGCGCTCGGCAGCTGCAGGTGCAGGCGCATGCACAGTTTGTAGCCGGGTTTGCCCGTGTAGAAGCCGGGGCTGTGAATGACAACAGGTTTCTCCTCTTCTTGCGATTTCAAGTGCATCCCAAAGTTGCCAATCTTCCAGATGTAAATCCCATTGCACTGCTGCGCTTCTATCTCAGCAACTTTGTCCTCGAGGGTTCGAATAGTTCGCTTGAGCTCACTTACATACATGCTCTGGGTTTCCATTTTCGCAGTCAGCTCCCGGATTTGATGGTCTTGTCTTACAAGGCGACCCTCTAACTGTTGAATCGTTTCTTGGAAATTGTGGACTTCTGAGTGACGCCCAGAGGAAGGCCGGGTGGGAGGGACAGAGTCGTACGGAGCCATGGTGCACTGAGGCGCGGGAGCTACCGCGAGGCTTAAAGTCTGAACAGCCTGGGCCATCATTCTCATATGCGACTGGGTATTCTCCTGCAGGTGGCGTGCCAAGTGATTCCTCTGCATCTGAAAATCAAGCACAGGCCTCAGGTGAGGAGTAGAGATTTGAGGACCAGGAAAGGGACCTGGCCAAGTCAAATAAAAGGTTCTGAAGTCACATCATCACTTTCCTCAGTCCCGTACAACCTTCTTTGACTATATCAGATTCTCCATCCGGAGAAATGATCTTGCCTCTTCATTCCCTGAAAAACTGAGAGGCTATCTGCTGAATACTTGTTCAAGTTTCACTCAgaaaaacctccctcccacctgtaAAAGTATCAGGATCTATGCCTGTCCTTCTCTTTGGACTCAGAGCTGACCCTCCTCTTGTCCTAGATTAATACTTCATCTGGGTTCCAAGTGGcatccatcccttttcacctCCTCAGGAGGTTATGCTTAACCATCTCCTTTCTCTATCTTCAAACATTCTCTCCTCTTAACTCTTCGCCTCAGAACAGATTTATTAGtctttcctgtttaaaaaaactggggtggggaggggagcaaaACCCTCTATTGCTCTTGTATCTCTCTCAAGTTAATACCatattcttccttttccttttataaCCAAGAGTCATCCACCTGGACTGCCTCCAACCctgcatttatttttacaaatctaTTGCCAAGTGGAAGCTGCCCTATCTTCCTACTTTTCTAAGGTCATCAAGAATAGCCTAATTGTTATGTGAAAAAAACATAATGTAACAATTTTATTGTGAGGGTAATTCAAGTACATTATAGAAACAGTGTagataatcaaaaagaaaataagctaCCTGTTATCTCACCTACCACGAACATTTTGCTATATCTCCTTTTAAGTCTTTCTCTCTATGCACACAAGCAATATAGGATTTCCCCACCAAGTGTAATCGTACTCTTCACtatttgctcatttaattttttaaaattattaaatgcatacttactgtaaaaaaaaatgcagatataAAGGCACAGCAGAAAAGCCAAAGTGTACTCACTCTCTCCAGACAAACTGATTTACCATAAACAATGCTATATCTCAGGTATCTGACAAAACTGATCGCTAGGTCTTGAAACTCATGTCGGAGATCATAACACCGCCTACtccttgcctgtttctccagcgTCTGGGACTGTTCATTCTTGGCTCCTTTCCGGGTCTACTTCTCTTTCCAGTACACTCCATGCAATCCCAATCACACCTCCCACTGTCATCACCAACTACTTCCCCAAATCAATATTCTGAGTCTCAACTTCTCTTTGGAGCTAAAGACCACATAAGCAACGTTGTCAGCCATCTCCAATTCCACTGTTATCCTCTACCACACTATACAGCTTAATTTTC comes from Dama dama isolate Ldn47 chromosome 1, ASM3311817v1, whole genome shotgun sequence and encodes:
- the TRAF6 gene encoding TNF receptor-associated factor 6, with protein sequence MSLLHCENSCGSSQSESDCCAAMAASSCGPAAKDDSVSGTASTVTLSSSFMEEIQGYDVEFDPPLESKYECPICLMALREAVQTPCGHRFCKACIIKSIRDAGHKCPVDNEILLENQLFPDNFAKREILSLMVKCPNEGCLHKMELRHLEDHQAHCEFALMSCPQCQHAFQKCHLNIHILKECPRRQVPCENCAVLMAFEDKEIHEQNCPLANVICEYCNTMLIREQMPNHYDLDCPTAPVPCTFSAFGCHEKMQRNHLARHLQENTQSHMRMMAQAVQTLSLAVAPAPQCTMAPYDSVPPTRPSSGRHSEVHNFQETIQQLEGRLVRQDHQIRELTAKMETQSMYVSELKRTIRTLEDKVAEIEAQQCNGIYIWKIGNFGMHLKSQEEEKPVVIHSPGFYTGKPGYKLCMRLHLQLPSAQRCANYISLFVHTMQGEYDSHLPWPFQGTIRLTILDQSEAAVRQNHEEIMDAKPELLAFQRPTIPRNPKGFGYVTFMHLEALRQRTFIKDDTLLVRCEVSTRFDMGSLRREGFQPRSTDSGI